Part of the Polyangia bacterium genome is shown below.
CGGTGACCAACGCCGACCACGCCGCCAACACATTGATCGTCGACCACCTGCGGGCGACGTTCCCTGACGACGTCGTCTTGTCGGAAGAGATCCCCGACGATCGTTCGCGCCTGGGGCAAGCGCGCGTTTGGATGGTCGATCCCATCGACGGGACGCGCGACTTCATCTTGGGCGACACCGGGTTCGCGGTGATGATCGGTCTTTGCGTCGACGGTCGGCCGCACCTGGGCGTGGTGGTGCAGCCGACGGCGGAGAAGGTTTACGGCGGCGTGGTGGGGCGGGGCGCCTGGCTTTCCACCGGCGGCGGGGCGCGCCTGCCCATGCACACGTCGGCGCTGGCGCAGCCGCCGGGGATTCGCCTGGTGGCGTCCAAATCGCACCGCACGCCGCGGGTCGACGCGGTCAAGGCGGCGTTGCGCATCACCGACGAGATCAACATCGGCAGCGTGGGCCTGAAGATCGGCCTGGTCGCCGAGGCGACGCGCGATCTGTACGTCTACACCGGCGGCCGCACGAAAATCTGGGACACCTGCGGTCCGGAAGCGATCCTGGTGGCGGCCGGCGGTCGGGTCAGCGATCTCGACGGGCGCGCGCTGGCTTACGACGGCGAAGATCTTTACAACCGGCGCGGCATCGTCGCTTCGAACGGGCCGCTGCACGATCTGGTGATCGGCACCATCGCGCCCTTCGTGGCCAAGGCGAAAGCCGACTGAGCAAAAGCCGCCGACTGATCGCCTTGGATCGATTTTCCCCGTGGTTCGGCCGGCCCGTGCTAGTAGAGGCGGATGGCGAACCGGCAGCCGTCCGTTGCGCGAGTGAGGGTCTCGTTCGTTGTGGTCGCCTTCATCGTGACCGGCGTGGCCGCGTCTTTCGGTTGCGGCGGCGGCGGTGGTGGTGGCAGCGGCGGCGCGGGCGGCGGCGGTGCCACGGGCAGCGGCGGCAGCGCCAGCAGCAGCGGTGGCGCGATGGGCAGCGGCGGCAGCACCGGGTCGGGTGGTGGCACGGGCAGCGGCGGCGCGGGCACGGGCGGCGCGCCCGTCGTCGACGCGGGGGCGGGCGGCGCCACCAATAACGACGGGGCGATGGACAGCAGCGGCGGCAACGACGGCGGCGGCAAAAGCTGCGCGGGCAACGCCCTCTCTTTGTCGGCGAACGGCACCGGCATGGCCAGCGACTCTGCGCAGGCGCAGGTGGTGATCAACCTTTTGGCCGACACACCGACGGGCAATGCCAACCGCACGATCGAGTTCTGGGCGTACATCAAAACCAGCGACTGGGTCGGCGAGCGCAACCAGGTCTATTACACCGGCGGCGGCGCCGGCGCGAACCCGACCTTCGGTCTGGATTTCGGCACCAATCCCGTCACCGGCATGGCCACCAACCACGCCACGCTGGATCCTTTCACCAACGGAACCCTCAGCGTCGACAGCACCGATTATCTGGGAATCTCGTCGTCGGCCGCGCAGTGGGTGCACGTGGCGATGACCTGGGACGGCAGCAAGATGCGCGTCTACGTCAACGGCGCTCTGCACATCACTTCAACCGCCACCGGCATGTTGACCACCGGCAACGGGCCGCTGATCTTGGGCTGCAACCCCGGCAACATGAATTGCTTCAACGGTCTGTTCGACGAAGCGCGGGTGTGGAACGTGGCCCGCACCGACGCCGAGATCATGGCCAACTACAACAAAGCGCTGGTCGGCAACGAGACCGGCCTGGTCGGCTATTGGAAGTTCGACGAAGCGCCCGGCAGCGCCAGCGCCGCCGATGGCGTCACCAGCGCCGGCCACACCGCGCACAATGGAACATTGATGGCGGCCAGCGCCGGCCAGCGGCCGACGTTCGTCACCGCCAACCCGCCCGCGCCCGTCGTTTGTCCCTGATTTTTTTCGCCGTGGATCTCTGGGACGGCGCGCAGGGCGGTTCCCGTTTCCCAAATGATCCAATCATGGTGTTCTAAACGTCTAAGAGGTCGTGCGGCCCCACAATCGACCTCGCGGTGAACACATGAAGACGAATAAGAATCCGTTCGTGGTTGTTTCGTTTGCTCTCTCATTGTTGGCTACCGCCGGCGGTTGCGGATCGGGCGGCGGCAGCAACGGCGCCACCGGCAGCGGAGGCGGCGGCGGCAGCAACGGCGACGCCGCGACCAGCGGCACCGGCGGCTCTGCCAGCGGCAGCGGCGGCGCGACGACGGGCAGCGGCGGCAGCGGTGGTGCGGGCAGCGGCGGCAGCGGTGGTGCGGGCATGGGCGGCAGCGGTGGCGCCGGCATGGGCAGCGGTGGTGCGGGCATGGGCAGCGGTGGTGCGGGCATGGGCAGCGGTGGCGCCGGCATGGGCAGCGGTGGCGCCGGCATGGGCAGCGGTGGAACCACGATGGGCAGCGGCGGAACGCCCGGCACCGACGGTGGCACCGACGCGCCTGGATTGCCGCCGACCATGCGGCGGACCATCGCCCTCACCGACGGGTGGAAGTTCATCAAGATGGACGTCACGGGCGCGCAGGCCACCGCGTTCGACGACGGCGCGTGGACCGGCCTCTCGTTGCCGCACACCTGGAACAATATGGACGGCCAGGACGGCGGCAGCGATTACTACCGTGGCATCGGCTGGTACCGCACGCACGTCACCGTTCCTGCCGCCGAGGCCGGCCGCCGCCTGTACGTCGAGTTCGACGGCGCCAACATTCAAGCCACGGTCTACGTCAACGGCACCATGGCCGGCCAGCACAGCGGCGGCTTCGCGCGTTTTCGGTTCGACGTCACCGACAAGATCAAGACCGGCGCCGACAACGTCATCGCCGTGCAGGTCAGCAACGCCGCCGCGCTGTCGACCAACATCCCGCCGGTCACCGCCGACTTCACCTTCTTTGGTGGCCTGTACCGCCAGGCTCGGCTGGTCAGCGTCGATCCGGTCCACCTGGACCTGGACCACTTTGGATCGTCGGGGGTTCTGGGCACGCCCAGCAATGTGTCGAAGACCAGCGCAAACCTGGCGGTGCGCGCGTCGGTGACCAATGCCGGTACCGCCGCCGCCACCGCTTCGGTCACGGTCAAAGTGGTCGCCGCCGACGGCAGCACGACCCAGATGGGCACCGGCAACGCCACGGTGGCCGCGGGCGCCACCACCGACATCACCGTCAACCTGACTGTCGCCAACCCGCATTTGTGGGACGGATTGAAAGATCCCTACCTTTATCATCTGACGGTTGATCTGAAGAACGGCGAGCAGGCCGTCGACAGTGACGTCGAACCGCTGGGATTTCGTTACTTCGCCTTCAATGAAAACACCGGCTTTTCATTGAACGGCAACCACCTCGGTCTTTACGGCGTCAACAAACACCAGGATCGCCTGAACAAAGGCTGGGCGGTGTCATCCGCCGATCTGGACGAGGACATGGCCATCGTCCGCGATCTGGGGGCCACGGCGATGCGCCTGGCGCACTATCAACATGCGCAGCACTTTTATGATCTGTGTGATTCGAACGGCGTGATGGTGTGGGCGGAGGTGCCGGTGGTCAATTCGGTGACGGCGGGGACGGCGTTTTCGAACAACGCCCAGCAACAATTGACCGAGCTCATCCGCCAGAGCGCCAACCACCCGGCGATCATCATGTGGAGCATGAGCAACGAGGTGGTCGACGCCCCGCAGGTCAACCCTCTGATGACGGCGATGAACGCGCTGGCGCACAAGGAAGATCCCTCGCGCCCGACCACGCTGGCCACCAACTATGCCCCCGACGGTCCGATCACCAAGACCACCGACATGGAGGGCATCAACCGCTACTTCGGCTGGTACAACGGAACGTCGGATCAGTTCGCCGCCGACGCGGACAGCGCGCACCAGGTGGCGGGACGGCCGCTTGCCGTCAGCGAATACGGCGCTGGCGCCGGCATCACCATCCACACCGCCAACCCGGTCAACATGGATCACTCGGAGGAGTACCAGTGCCTGCTGCACGAGATCCACTGGAAGGCGATCAGCGCGCGCCCGTTCCTGTGGGGATCGTTCTTGTGGAACCTGTTCGACTTTGCCGTCGACACACGCGCCGAAGGCGACACGCCCGGGCGCAATGACAAGGGCCTGGTGACGTACGATCGCAAGACGAAGAAGGACGCCTTCTATTTCTACAAGGCCAACTGGTCGTCGGATCCGTTCGTCTACATCACCGAACGGCGCTGGGCCTCGCGGCCGGCGGGGACGTATCAGGTCAAGGTGTACAGCAACGGCACCGCCGCCAACCTGACCGTGAACGGCGCGGCGCAGGCGGCCAAGACGGCCACCGACCACATCTTCATCTGGACCGGCGTGACGCTGAAGGCGGGCGCCAACACGCTGGCCGCGATGGCCACCGTGAACGGCAAGATGGTCACCGACACCATCACCGTGACCGGCACGTAGCTGTCACACGATCGTTGCCGATTTTTCTCCAACCTTTGCCGGTAGCGTCGGCAATTGCCGTTACTCTCACGCCAACCAGAAAAGAGGGTGGCGGCATGTTCGATCTGGAAGGCGACGAGCAATCAGTTCCAACGACGGGGGAAGTCTCGGGGGCGTTTCGGGTGGCGGCCTTGGATCTGGGGTCGAACTCGTTTCATCTGGTGGTCGTGGCGGTGGCCAACGACGGCGCCATCGCGGTGGTTGAACGGACCAAGGACATGGTCCGGCTCGGCGAGTCGGTGTTCTTCGACGGGCGCCTCAATGTTGAAGCCTTTGATCGCGGCCTGGCTTCGCTGCATCGCCTGACCGCCGCCGCCCGTGCCCACGCGCCGGAGGTGATCCTGGCGGTGGCCACCAGCGCCATCCGCGAGGCAGAAAACGGCGCCGACTTTGTCGAGGCCGCCGAACGCCTGACCGGGGTTCCGATCCGGATTATCGATGGCATCGAAGAGGCGTGCGTGATTTACCACGGCGCCCGCCGCGCCTTGCCCGCCGCCAGCCAGCGCGTGGCGCTGTTCGACATCGGGGGTGGATCCACCGAGGCGGTTTTGGGAGACCAGCAGCACGCCTTCCTGTCCAGCTCGGTCAAGGTGGGCGTGCTGCGCTTGCGCGATCACTGGCTGCCGTCAGACCCGCCGTCGCCCAGCGATCTGGGCATGGTTTCGCAGTGGGTGCAGACGGTGATGACTCCGACCATCGATCGCTTTCGGGCCTCGGGTTTCGATCTGGTGGCGCTGACGTCCGGAACGGCGATGCAGCTGGGCCGGTTGGTCGGCCGGCGGCTGCCGCCGGTTGCCGGGACCGATCGCTTCAAGATCAGCCTGGACGCGCTTTACGAGCTGGAGCGGCGCCTGGTGGCGCTGCCGGCGGTCGAGCGGGCGGCGATGCCCGGCCTGGACGAAGGCCGCGTCGACACCATCGTCCCGGGCGTGGTGATCGTGCGAACCATCCTCGAGCTGGCGGGCGTCTCGCACGCGCTGGTGTGCAACGCTGCCCTGCGCGAAGGCTTGATCGCCGAATATCTCAGCTATGGCCGCGGCGGCGCGGGCGCGGCGGCGACAAGGGAGCCCGAAGCGCATTTGCCGGGTGGCGAGGCCGTCGTCTAGGATGCAGTTCGTCCGCGCTTCGGCGGGGACGAACGATGAACCAAGCTTCCAAGCACCCCGGCGTTCGGTCGCCGGCGCGATCGCGACGCTGGCTCAAGGCGCTGGTGGCGCTGGGGGTGCTGGCTGTGGCGGCGGTGATGTTCGTGCGCACCATCCGCACCATGCTGTCGGAACCGTACACGTTGCCGGCCGCCGACCTGCGCGGCTGGACCCTGGCCTTCGCCGAGGGAACCGGGCCGACCGATCCGTATCTCGTCCTGCGCGGCCCGCCGGACATTGCCGTCACGCTGTCGCACCAGCTTTTCAAACGCTCGATGGAATCGCTCAGCACGCCGGCGGTGCCGGTGGTGCCGCTTTTGTTGCGCGGCGAGTTTGATCGCTCGTTCGCCGGGCACATGGCGCCTGACGCGCTGCTGGCCGCCGCTCGCAACGCCGGCCTGGGTGGCCGCCCGCTGGTGCCGCGCTGTCTGGCGTATCGGCGCAACAGCGTCGTCGGCTCCACCCGCCAGCTTTTCTACTTGCTGTTCGACATGCCTGCCTTCGCCCAGTTCCGCCACGTGCTGGCCGATCGCGCCGTCGGAGTCGGCGCCGTCGCCTACGATCCGCTGTCGCTGTCGCCGGCCCTGGTGATCGCCACCGCGCAATCCAACGCCGAAGACTGGTCCCCCCTCGCCGCCAATGAGACGGCAGACTGCAAAGCCCCCGTCACCGTCGAAGCGGGCCGGGCGGGCAATCCGTAGCTGATCAGCCGTCGCGCCAGCGTTTGGGCGTGGTCTTCAGCGTCGTGGCGCCGATGCGGTCGCACCATGATTCGAACCATGTGCGGGGCACGCCGCGGAATTCCAGATCGGCCAGCGACTGTGGCAGCGGCACGGTCTCGACCAAGGTGGCCAGGGTTCGGTACAGCAAGGCCTCCTCGCGGTGCTCGCTCAAGGTCGCGCCGAGTTGCAGGGCGCCGCGCGGTTTCACCGACCAGTTCGACGGGAACTCGGGGATGCGTTCCAGGTGTTCGTACGCGCCCAGCAACGCGCCGGCGCTGACCTCGCCGAAACCGGGCAGGCCCGGGATCCCGTCGGCGGTGTCGCCGGTGAGGGCCAGAAAGTCGGGGACGCTGCGCGGGCCGAAGCCACGGCGGCCGCGGAAGGCGGCCTCGTCGGTCAGCTTCTTTTGGCGGCGATCGATCTGCACCACGCGCTGGCCGATCAGGCATTGCCCCAGATCCTTGTCCGGCGTCA
Proteins encoded:
- a CDS encoding glycoside hydrolase family 2 TIM barrel-domain containing protein, whose translation is MKTNKNPFVVVSFALSLLATAGGCGSGGGSNGATGSGGGGGSNGDAATSGTGGSASGSGGATTGSGGSGGAGSGGSGGAGMGGSGGAGMGSGGAGMGSGGAGMGSGGAGMGSGGAGMGSGGTTMGSGGTPGTDGGTDAPGLPPTMRRTIALTDGWKFIKMDVTGAQATAFDDGAWTGLSLPHTWNNMDGQDGGSDYYRGIGWYRTHVTVPAAEAGRRLYVEFDGANIQATVYVNGTMAGQHSGGFARFRFDVTDKIKTGADNVIAVQVSNAAALSTNIPPVTADFTFFGGLYRQARLVSVDPVHLDLDHFGSSGVLGTPSNVSKTSANLAVRASVTNAGTAAATASVTVKVVAADGSTTQMGTGNATVAAGATTDITVNLTVANPHLWDGLKDPYLYHLTVDLKNGEQAVDSDVEPLGFRYFAFNENTGFSLNGNHLGLYGVNKHQDRLNKGWAVSSADLDEDMAIVRDLGATAMRLAHYQHAQHFYDLCDSNGVMVWAEVPVVNSVTAGTAFSNNAQQQLTELIRQSANHPAIIMWSMSNEVVDAPQVNPLMTAMNALAHKEDPSRPTTLATNYAPDGPITKTTDMEGINRYFGWYNGTSDQFAADADSAHQVAGRPLAVSEYGAGAGITIHTANPVNMDHSEEYQCLLHEIHWKAISARPFLWGSFLWNLFDFAVDTRAEGDTPGRNDKGLVTYDRKTKKDAFYFYKANWSSDPFVYITERRWASRPAGTYQVKVYSNGTAANLTVNGAAQAAKTATDHIFIWTGVTLKAGANTLAAMATVNGKMVTDTITVTGT
- a CDS encoding 5'-3' exonuclease H3TH domain-containing protein is translated as MRLHLVDGTYELYRAHYSQRPDHRAPGGWDAKATVGVVSSLLSLLHEEEESVSHVAVAFDNPIRSFRNDLFAAYKSDEGVPPELHAQFDAVEEAVAALGVTVWSMREFEADDALASAACRFRGEVEQVRILTPDKDLGQCLIGQRVVQIDRRQKKLTDEAAFRGRRGFGPRSVPDFLALTGDTADGIPGLPGFGEVSAGALLGAYEHLERIPEFPSNWSVKPRGALQLGATLSEHREEALLYRTLATLVETVPLPQSLADLEFRGVPRTWFESWCDRIGATTLKTTPKRWRDG
- a CDS encoding LamG domain-containing protein, with the translated sequence MRVSFVVVAFIVTGVAASFGCGGGGGGGSGGAGGGGATGSGGSASSSGGAMGSGGSTGSGGGTGSGGAGTGGAPVVDAGAGGATNNDGAMDSSGGNDGGGKSCAGNALSLSANGTGMASDSAQAQVVINLLADTPTGNANRTIEFWAYIKTSDWVGERNQVYYTGGGAGANPTFGLDFGTNPVTGMATNHATLDPFTNGTLSVDSTDYLGISSSAAQWVHVAMTWDGSKMRVYVNGALHITSTATGMLTTGNGPLILGCNPGNMNCFNGLFDEARVWNVARTDAEIMANYNKALVGNETGLVGYWKFDEAPGSASAADGVTSAGHTAHNGTLMAASAGQRPTFVTANPPAPVVCP
- a CDS encoding 3'(2'),5'-bisphosphate nucleotidase CysQ — encoded protein: MIDADYQRELEAACAVAGEAAQLVLRHRAAGLVVDSKPGDEPVTNADHAANTLIVDHLRATFPDDVVLSEEIPDDRSRLGQARVWMVDPIDGTRDFILGDTGFAVMIGLCVDGRPHLGVVVQPTAEKVYGGVVGRGAWLSTGGGARLPMHTSALAQPPGIRLVASKSHRTPRVDAVKAALRITDEINIGSVGLKIGLVAEATRDLYVYTGGRTKIWDTCGPEAILVAAGGRVSDLDGRALAYDGEDLYNRRGIVASNGPLHDLVIGTIAPFVAKAKAD